From a single Ornithodoros turicata isolate Travis chromosome 8, ASM3712646v1, whole genome shotgun sequence genomic region:
- the LOC135366063 gene encoding low-density lipoprotein receptor-related protein 1-like: MGMCPLFIILSLTLVHVSAQAVLLTACPNSTFTCGNGRCVSVSYVCDGDNDCQNNRDEDVCRNGCPRTHFECHNATSRRKCIPKSFVCNLNDDCIDGEDEKQCVPRCTAAQFLCRDNTSCVARRVLCDGERDCADGSDEVGCFDSCSESEVPCNVFGRPCLSKRHVCDGVQDCLNGTDETNCIRQDPEGHRCGSCPEGQFECRDQLRCLRADKRCDGDVDCNDGSDEVGCPQRVICNSTQFLCNDGTKCILRGQVCDNVTHCSDGSDEFGCDPCEKANCSQRCTSFLNGTTVCSCHHGYRLLPDGVTCEDIDECVGDNPGCSHICTNRKGSRSCSCFEGYRMLGDSICKAEGADAVMVFAVRNMIKGKSLNANRIYDIHPTKGDASAVEVDIERRKLYWAITDSEGSTVHSCFLNGTDFKVVAHFSRSKIEDIAWDWFSRNLYLLDSWRKRIVVCTHNGDACGDLIVDNIKVPGNLVLVPHSSTMYWTELGNPVAIVTAGMDGTNATHLLAGDLRHPSGLTYDQITDRLYWCDDKQGTIESLDVPTMRRRTLLGKQRRFTPGNLDNFEDHLFWIDWTTSTFRMSRKFGSNYSAELSIGDTSSMKTFGLYHPVLVQQRTYNPCRENPCRRICLLSPVTTAGYRCMCDDEGCDVGQSWDGCAGQGGRETLTD, encoded by the coding sequence ATGGGGATGTGTCCGCTGTTCATCATCCTGTCTCTAACTCTCGTCCACGTCTCAGCTCAAGCAGTGCTTCTCACAGCGTGTCCGAACAGCACTTTCACCTGCGGAAACGGACGCTGTGTCTCCGTTAGCTATGTCTGCGATGGTGATAACGACTGTCAGAACAACAGAGACGAAGATGTCTGCCGGAATGGATGCCCTCGAACGCACTTCGAATGCCACAATGCAACGAGCAGAAGAAAATGTATTCCTAAGAGCTTCGTCTGCAACCTCAACGACGACTGCATCGACGGCGAAGACGAGAAGCAATGTGTGCCGCGTTGTACCGCGGCGCAGTTCCTCTGCAGGGATAACACGTCCTGCGTGGCCAGAAGAGTTCTCTGTGACGGTGAGCGCGACTGCGCCGATGGCTCTGACGAAGTTGGCTGCTTCGACAGTTGTTCGGAGTCTGAAGTTCCCTGTAACGTCTTCGGGCGTCCGTGTTTGTCTAAGCGCCATGTTTGCGACGGTGTGCAGGACTGTCTTAACGGAACTGATGAGACGAACTGCATTCGGCAAGACCCTGAAGGACACCGCTGTGGTTCTTGTCCTGAAGGTCAGTTTGAATGCCGAGATCAACTTAGGTGTCTCAGAGCAGATAAACGTTGTGACGGGGACGTCGACTGCAACGATGGTTCTGATGAAGTAGGGTGTCCTCAACGTGTAATTTGTAATTCGACTCAATTCCTCTGCAATGATGGAACAAAATGTATTCTGCGCGGCCAAGTATGCGATAACGTTACCCACTGCAGCGATGGCTCTGACGAGTTCGGCTGCGACCCTTGCGAAAAAGCAAACTGCAGTCAAAGGTGCACTTCTTTCCTGAACGGTACAACAGTGTGTTCTTGTCACCACGGCTACAGACTGCTTCCTGACGGAGTGACTTGCGAAGACATCGATGAATGCGTGGGTGACAATCCGGGTTGTAGCCATATTTGTACCAACAGGAAAGGTTCGAGGTCTTGCTCTTGTTTCGAAGGATACCGCATGCTCGGAGACAGCATTTGCAAGGCCGAGGGCGCGGATGCTGTGATGGTTTTCGCTGTCAGGAACATGATAAAGGGGAAATCCTTGAACGCGAATCGTATATACGACATTCACCCCACGAAAGGTGACGCATCGGCGGTAGAAGTCGATATTGAAAGACGAAAGCTGTACTGGGCCATTACAGACTCGGAGGGCAGCACAGTCCATTCGTGCTTCCTCAACGGCACGGACTTCAAAGTCGTGGCTCACTTTTCGAGATCGAAAATTGAAGATATAGCATGGGACTGGTTTTCGAGGAACCTTTACCTTCTTGATTCTTGGCGTAAACGTATCGTTGTCTGCACGCATAACGGGGATGCCTGCGGTGACTTGATAGTCGACAATATCAAAGTTCCCGGGAATCTCGTTCTTGTGCCACACTCGTCTACAATGTATTGGACGGAACTGGGGAATCCAGTAGCAATCGTGACAGCCGGCATGGATGGAACCAATGCAACTCACCTCCTGGCTGGTGACCTTCGTCACCCTTCTGGTCTTACCTACGATCAGATCACCGACAGACTCTACTGGTGCGACGACAAACAAGGGACGATCGAGTCCCTCGACGTCCCGACCATGCGACGACGCACACTGCTGGGGAAACAACGTCGCTTCACGCCTGGAAACCTTGACAACTTCGAGGACCATCTTTTCTGGATCGACTGGACGACGTCGACGTTCAGGATGAGCAGGAAGTTTGGAAGTAACTACAGTGCTGAACTGAGCATCGGAGACACGTCTTCCATGAAGACGTTCGGTCTCTACCACCCTGTACTGGTACAGCAACGTACATACAATCCTTGCAGAGAGAACCCTTGCAGACGTATTTGTCTGTTGAGTCCGGTGACAACGGCGGGTTATAGGTGCATGTGTGATGATGAAGGCTGTGATGTGGGTCAGTCGTGGGACGGATGTGCTGGACAAGGAGGCAGAGAAACGTtgactgactga